In Desulfofundulus kuznetsovii DSM 6115, the following are encoded in one genomic region:
- the secG gene encoding preprotein translocase subunit SecG, with product MLKGVLIAFHVLLSLALIATVLLQSGRSAGLSGAIAGGAEVLFGKKKGLDEFFSKLTTVVAVLFAITSLVLGLWI from the coding sequence GTGCTAAAGGGCGTTTTAATAGCCTTCCACGTGCTTTTAAGCCTTGCTCTCATCGCAACGGTGCTTTTGCAGTCGGGCAGAAGTGCCGGGCTCTCCGGGGCCATTGCCGGAGGAGCGGAGGTTTTGTTCGGTAAGAAGAAAGGGTTGGACGAATTTTTCAGCAAACTGACTACGGTAGTGGCGGTGTTATTTGCTATTACATCACTGGTTTTGGGCTTATGGATATAA
- the eno gene encoding phosphopyruvate hydratase yields the protein MSTTIVDVYAREILDSRGNPTVEVDVLLEDGTLGRAAVPSGASTGAHEAVELRDGDPSRYLGKGVQKAVNNVIEKIAPEIIGFDATDQVGLDMTLIELDGTPNKSNLGANAILGVSLAAAKAAAQAVGLPLYQYLGGVNARRLPVPMMNILNGGKHADNNVDIQEFMIMPVGAPSFTEALRMGAEVFHNLKKVLKKKGLNTAVGDEGGFAPNLSSNEEACAVIMEAIEAAGYRPGEDVALAIDPAATEFFKEDRYMLEGKPFTAEELIDFYASLVERYPILSIEDGLAEDDWENWPKLTARLGGRVQIVGDDLYVTNTERLQKGIELRASNSILIKVNQIGTLTETLEAIEMARRAGFTAVVSHRSGETEDATIADLVVATGTGLIKTGAPSRTDRVAKYNQLLRIEEELGDTAIYPGRNALRSGMCVSQLFPHV from the coding sequence ATGAGCACAACCATAGTTGACGTATACGCCAGGGAGATTCTCGATTCCCGGGGCAACCCCACCGTGGAGGTGGACGTGCTGCTGGAAGACGGCACCCTGGGACGGGCGGCCGTTCCTTCCGGGGCTTCCACCGGCGCCCACGAAGCGGTGGAACTGAGGGATGGCGACCCGTCCCGTTACCTGGGCAAGGGCGTGCAAAAGGCCGTAAACAACGTAATTGAAAAAATCGCCCCCGAGATCATCGGCTTTGACGCCACGGATCAGGTGGGCCTGGACATGACCCTCATCGAGCTGGACGGCACGCCCAACAAGAGCAATCTGGGCGCCAACGCCATCCTGGGTGTTTCCCTGGCCGCGGCCAAGGCGGCGGCCCAGGCGGTGGGGCTACCCCTCTATCAATATCTCGGCGGAGTCAACGCCCGGCGTCTGCCCGTGCCGATGATGAACATTTTGAACGGCGGCAAGCATGCCGACAACAACGTGGACATCCAGGAATTCATGATCATGCCCGTGGGGGCCCCCAGCTTTACCGAAGCCCTGCGGATGGGGGCCGAGGTCTTCCACAACCTGAAAAAGGTGCTCAAGAAAAAGGGCCTGAATACCGCCGTGGGTGACGAGGGCGGCTTTGCGCCCAACCTCAGTTCCAATGAAGAAGCCTGCGCGGTAATTATGGAGGCCATCGAGGCGGCCGGCTACCGGCCGGGGGAAGATGTGGCTCTGGCCATCGATCCCGCGGCCACAGAGTTTTTCAAGGAAGACCGCTACATGCTGGAAGGGAAGCCTTTCACTGCGGAGGAGTTGATTGACTTTTACGCTTCCCTGGTAGAGCGCTATCCCATCCTTTCCATTGAGGACGGCCTGGCCGAGGACGACTGGGAGAACTGGCCGAAGCTCACCGCCCGCCTGGGCGGCAGGGTGCAGATAGTGGGGGACGACCTTTACGTTACCAATACGGAAAGGCTTCAAAAGGGGATCGAACTGCGGGCCAGCAATTCCATCCTGATCAAGGTGAACCAGATCGGCACCCTCACCGAGACCCTGGAAGCCATTGAAATGGCCCGGCGGGCCGGGTTCACCGCGGTGGTCAGTCACCGTTCGGGTGAAACGGAAGATGCCACCATTGCCGACCTGGTGGTGGCCACCGGTACCGGCCTGATCAAGACCGGAGCTCCTTCCCGTACCGACCGGGTGGCCAAGTACAATCAGTTGCTGCGCATAGAGGAAGAGCTGGGAGATACAGCTATTTATCCGGGCCGGAACGCTCTGAGAAGTGGGATGTGCGTCTCTCAATTATTCCCGCATGTATAA
- the gpmI gene encoding 2,3-bisphosphoglycerate-independent phosphoglycerate mutase, giving the protein MEIKHIPMVLVILDGWGLRDEQKGNAIAQAKTPNMDRFWATYPHTTLGTSGEDVGLPDGQMGNSEVGHLNIGAGRIVYQELTRITRAIRDGSFFTNEALVAAVEHVRAGNGALHLMGLLSDGGVHSHITHLFALLELARRHNLPRVYVHCFLDGRDVPPDNAGEYIRQLEEKCRELGTGRIATVMGRYYAMDRDRRWDRTRRAYEAMVLGEGLKAPSAMQALEESYRRGETDEFVQPTVITGGDAPVAVVKDGDAVIFYNFRPDRARQITRAFVDEDFTGFERPANRPRVHFTCMTLYDKTINAPVAFKPHHPTNTLGEVISRLGLKQLRLAETEKYAHVTFFFNGGVETPYPGEDRLLIPSPKVATYDQKPEMSAPEVTNAFLEQLAADKYQVIIMNYANADMVGHTGDMAAAVKAIETVDRCLGKVVGAVLEKRGTVIITADHGNADEMLDPNGHPHTAHTTNRAPFILIGEELGQVKLRPGGILADIAPTMLDLMGIPRPPEMTGESLIIER; this is encoded by the coding sequence ATGGAAATAAAGCATATCCCCATGGTCCTGGTTATCCTGGACGGCTGGGGCCTGAGGGATGAACAAAAAGGAAATGCCATAGCACAGGCCAAAACACCCAATATGGATCGCTTTTGGGCCACCTATCCCCACACCACCCTGGGAACATCGGGGGAGGATGTGGGCCTGCCCGACGGCCAGATGGGTAATTCGGAGGTGGGGCACCTCAATATCGGGGCCGGGCGCATTGTCTACCAGGAGCTGACCCGCATTACCCGGGCCATCAGGGACGGCAGCTTTTTTACCAATGAAGCCCTGGTGGCGGCTGTGGAGCATGTCCGGGCCGGCAACGGGGCCCTGCACTTGATGGGCCTTTTGTCCGACGGCGGCGTGCACAGCCACATCACCCACCTTTTTGCCCTGCTGGAACTGGCCAGGAGGCATAATTTGCCGCGGGTATACGTACACTGTTTCCTGGACGGGCGGGACGTTCCCCCCGACAATGCCGGGGAATACATCCGGCAGCTGGAAGAAAAGTGCCGGGAACTGGGTACGGGCAGGATTGCCACGGTCATGGGGCGCTACTACGCCATGGACCGGGACCGCCGCTGGGACCGTACCAGAAGGGCATATGAGGCCATGGTCCTGGGGGAAGGGTTAAAGGCGCCTTCCGCCATGCAGGCCCTGGAAGAATCCTACCGGCGCGGGGAAACCGATGAGTTTGTGCAGCCCACGGTAATTACCGGGGGAGATGCTCCCGTGGCGGTGGTCAAAGACGGCGATGCGGTGATCTTTTATAATTTCCGCCCCGACCGGGCCAGGCAGATCACCCGGGCCTTTGTGGACGAGGATTTTACCGGCTTTGAGCGCCCGGCAAACCGCCCGCGGGTGCATTTTACCTGCATGACCCTTTACGATAAAACCATAAACGCTCCGGTGGCCTTCAAGCCCCACCATCCCACCAACACCCTGGGGGAAGTGATCAGTCGCCTGGGGCTCAAGCAGCTGCGCCTGGCCGAAACGGAAAAATACGCTCATGTCACCTTTTTCTTCAACGGGGGAGTGGAAACGCCCTATCCCGGGGAAGATCGCCTTTTAATTCCTTCCCCCAAGGTGGCCACCTACGATCAGAAACCGGAAATGAGCGCCCCGGAGGTTACGAACGCCTTCCTGGAGCAGCTGGCTGCGGATAAATACCAGGTAATCATCATGAATTATGCCAATGCGGACATGGTGGGCCATACCGGCGACATGGCTGCGGCGGTCAAGGCCATTGAAACCGTAGACCGGTGCCTGGGGAAGGTGGTGGGGGCCGTGCTGGAAAAGCGCGGTACGGTCATTATTACCGCCGATCACGGCAATGCCGATGAAATGCTGGACCCCAACGGGCACCCCCATACCGCCCATACCACCAACCGGGCCCCCTTTATACTGATCGGGGAGGAGCTCGGACAGGTAAAACTCCGTCCGGGGGGCATTCTGGCGGATATTGCCCCGACCATGCTGGACCTGATGGGGATTCCCAGGCCGCCGGAAATGACCGGCGAGTCGTTGATTATAGAGCGTTAA